The Geobacter sp. AOG2 genome includes a window with the following:
- a CDS encoding twin-arginine translocase TatA/TatE family subunit — protein sequence MFGFGMPELIIILVIVLVVFGAGKLPEIGGALGKSIRNFKKASEGKDEIEIKPKKEGEDDKKA from the coding sequence ATGTTTGGATTTGGCATGCCCGAACTGATAATCATATTGGTCATCGTTCTGGTCGTATTCGGTGCAGGGAAGCTTCCCGAAATCGGCGGCGCACTGGGCAAGAGTATTCGTAACTTTAAAAAGGCGTCCGAAGGAAAGGACGAGATCGAGATCAAGCCAAAGAAGGAAGGCGAGGACGATAAAAAAGCCTGA
- the hemE gene encoding uroporphyrinogen decarboxylase, which translates to MNTRFLDACWGKPVDRTPVWLMRQAGRYLPEYMSVRSNCTFLELCKTPELAAEVSIQPVDILGVDAAIMFSDILTPVEPMGMKLDFVPGPVFEHPVRNMADVEQLRIPQMEEDVPYVLETIKILRRELANKVPLIGFGGAPFTLACYMVEGKGSKDFAQIKRMMYSAPDVYAALMEKITMMDMEYLNAQIKAGAQAIQIFDTWGGILAPSDYETYVLPYTIKLINGLNRMDTPVIHFVKGAGAMLETVKKAGGDVMGLDWHVNLGTARDVLGQGMAVQGNLDPTVLYAPKEVIEAEVKRVLDENAGRPGHIFNLGHGILPTVAPENAIHMVECVHRLSQKAAH; encoded by the coding sequence ATGAACACACGTTTTCTCGATGCTTGTTGGGGTAAACCGGTGGACCGCACGCCGGTCTGGCTGATGCGCCAAGCTGGACGTTACCTGCCGGAATACATGTCGGTACGCTCGAATTGCACCTTCCTTGAATTGTGCAAAACTCCGGAGTTGGCGGCCGAAGTGAGCATTCAACCGGTGGATATACTGGGGGTCGACGCCGCAATCATGTTTTCCGATATCCTCACCCCGGTGGAACCGATGGGGATGAAGCTGGATTTCGTGCCGGGGCCGGTTTTCGAACACCCGGTCAGGAACATGGCCGACGTGGAGCAACTCCGCATTCCACAGATGGAAGAGGACGTGCCGTATGTTCTGGAGACTATCAAGATTCTTCGCCGCGAGTTGGCCAACAAGGTTCCGTTGATCGGTTTCGGCGGTGCTCCTTTTACCCTTGCCTGCTACATGGTGGAGGGCAAGGGCTCAAAGGATTTCGCCCAGATCAAGCGCATGATGTACTCGGCGCCCGACGTCTACGCGGCCCTGATGGAAAAAATCACCATGATGGACATGGAATACCTTAATGCCCAGATCAAGGCCGGGGCCCAGGCTATCCAGATTTTCGATACCTGGGGTGGCATCTTGGCGCCGTCCGATTACGAGACCTATGTCCTCCCCTACACCATCAAGTTGATCAACGGCCTGAACCGGATGGATACGCCGGTGATTCACTTCGTCAAAGGTGCCGGCGCCATGCTGGAAACGGTGAAGAAGGCTGGCGGTGATGTTATGGGATTGGATTGGCACGTCAACCTGGGTACAGCACGCGATGTGCTGGGCCAGGGCATGGCAGTACAGGGAAATCTGGACCCAACTGTGCTCTATGCGCCGAAGGAGGTCATTGAGGCCGAGGTCAAGCGGGTGTTGGACGAAAACGCCGGCCGCCCCGGACACATCTTCAATCTGGGGCATGGTATCCTGCCGACGGTTGCCCCTGAGAATGCCATCCATATGGTGGAGTGCGTGCATCGCCTGTCACAAAAGGCGGCCCATTAA
- a CDS encoding WbuC family cupin fold metalloprotein: MKIVTFGLLRQLSEQARTSPRLRRNHNIHENDESRCHRLLNAIEPASYVRPHRHLDLEKDETFILMSGRLGVVTFSDDGAVTETVLLSRENGNLATDVPHGIYHTAVSLEPGTVFFEAKAGPYLPLGDAEKAAWAPTDDEPAATAYLERLRALF, translated from the coding sequence ATGAAGATAGTCACCTTCGGCCTGCTGCGCCAGCTTTCAGAACAGGCCCGCACCTCCCCGCGCCTGCGCAGGAATCACAATATTCATGAGAATGACGAATCCCGTTGCCATCGCCTGCTGAACGCCATTGAACCTGCCTCGTACGTTCGTCCCCACCGCCACCTGGACCTCGAAAAGGATGAGACCTTCATTTTGATGAGCGGCAGGCTGGGGGTCGTCACGTTTTCAGACGACGGGGCCGTCACGGAAACGGTTCTGCTCTCACGCGAGAACGGCAATCTTGCCACCGATGTCCCCCACGGCATCTATCATACGGCCGTGAGCCTCGAACCGGGAACGGTATTCTTCGAGGCCAAGGCCGGGCCTTACCTGCCGCTCGGCGACGCCGAGAAAGCCGCTTGGGCGCCAACCGACGATGAACCAGCGGCAACAGCTTACCTGGAACGGCTGAGAGCGCTTTTTTAA
- a CDS encoding B12-binding domain-containing radical SAM protein translates to MKILLTTLHAKYSHASLALPCLATYCHTIPGVSAAIREWTTNEPREQLLRHIMSEQADLVAFSCYIWNIEKTLRIASDIKKIAPDTRIVLGGPEVSFTIFELMHDNPAIDFVIKGEGEQVFHQLITALVRHGDSNLLERSLGEIDNLYYRDGDDITSGPLSKHFMELDTIPSPFEAGLVDLKKPLVYYETSRGCPFSCAFCLSSAEGHVRSFGMERIKSDLTLLMRHNIASIKLVDRTFNFDAQRANDIWEFILKHNRDSHFHFEISADLLTEDNLNILKRVPPKMFRFEIGVQSASETTLLRVGRKADLGRIFDTVRRLRAETDIELHLDLIAGLPGEDFTGFLASLRAVADLSPHMIQIEPLKVLKGSAMREIASHDDYHFSGFPPYTILRNPWLNFADISRIETIGRLLDLFYNHSGFSTVLMLLRRTIDTASLFDRMARQAGNDNLSGLSTRRVYELFARLAGPLVDDATRRLLNDALFFDYCRQEMPLMGKLPTFAAERQDECAWPNPRELSPQAGVPAGSRVKAFRCTFLKDYRCDEWKNGVVGITFVYVSGAGRGLQVMTI, encoded by the coding sequence ATGAAAATTCTACTGACCACGCTCCACGCCAAATACTCCCACGCATCACTAGCGCTCCCCTGCCTGGCGACATACTGCCACACCATTCCCGGCGTATCGGCCGCCATCCGGGAATGGACCACCAATGAACCACGCGAGCAACTCCTGCGCCATATCATGTCCGAACAGGCGGATCTGGTGGCCTTTTCCTGCTACATCTGGAACATCGAGAAAACGCTGCGCATCGCCTCAGACATCAAGAAGATCGCACCGGACACACGCATCGTTCTGGGCGGCCCGGAGGTGTCCTTCACTATTTTCGAGTTGATGCACGACAACCCGGCCATCGACTTCGTGATCAAAGGGGAGGGTGAACAGGTATTCCACCAGTTGATCACCGCCCTCGTCAGACATGGCGACAGCAATCTGCTGGAGCGTTCCCTGGGGGAGATCGACAATCTGTATTACCGCGACGGTGACGACATCACCTCCGGCCCACTCAGCAAACATTTCATGGAGCTGGACACTATCCCCTCCCCTTTCGAGGCGGGACTGGTTGACCTAAAAAAACCTCTGGTCTACTACGAGACCTCTCGTGGCTGCCCCTTTTCCTGCGCCTTCTGCCTTTCTTCCGCCGAGGGGCACGTCCGATCTTTCGGCATGGAGCGTATCAAGAGCGACTTGACCCTCCTCATGCGCCACAATATCGCCAGCATCAAACTGGTGGACCGCACGTTCAACTTCGACGCCCAGCGGGCCAACGACATCTGGGAATTCATCCTGAAACATAACCGGGACAGCCATTTCCACTTTGAAATCTCCGCCGACCTGCTGACCGAAGACAATCTAAACATCCTGAAGCGTGTACCGCCCAAAATGTTCCGGTTCGAGATAGGCGTTCAGTCTGCCTCGGAAACCACACTCCTGCGGGTCGGCCGCAAAGCCGACCTGGGCCGCATCTTCGACACCGTCCGCCGCCTGCGGGCCGAAACCGACATCGAGTTGCACCTGGACCTGATCGCCGGACTGCCGGGCGAGGATTTCACCGGCTTTCTCGCCTCCCTGCGCGCAGTGGCCGACCTGAGCCCGCACATGATCCAGATAGAACCGCTCAAGGTGCTCAAAGGCTCCGCCATGCGGGAGATCGCGAGCCATGACGATTACCACTTTTCCGGGTTTCCGCCCTATACGATCCTGCGCAACCCGTGGCTCAACTTTGCCGATATCAGCCGTATCGAGACCATCGGACGCCTGCTGGATCTGTTTTACAACCACAGTGGCTTTTCCACTGTCCTGATGCTGCTGCGGCGCACCATCGACACGGCCTCCCTCTTCGACCGCATGGCGCGTCAGGCTGGCAACGACAACCTTTCCGGCCTTTCCACCCGGCGTGTGTACGAACTGTTCGCCCGTTTGGCGGGACCACTGGTGGACGACGCAACGCGACGGTTGCTGAACGATGCACTCTTCTTCGACTACTGTCGTCAGGAGATGCCGCTCATGGGCAAGCTGCCGACCTTTGCCGCCGAACGCCAGGATGAATGCGCCTGGCCGAACCCGCGTGAATTGTCGCCCCAGGCGGGAGTGCCAGCGGGTAGCCGGGTGAAGGCCTTTCGCTGTACGTTTTTAAAGGATTACCGCTGTGATGAATGGAAAAACGGCGTGGTGGGCATCACGTTCGTGTATGTCTCCGGGGCCGGTCGTGGCCTGCAGGTCATGACGATATAA
- a CDS encoding pyridoxal phosphate-dependent aminotransferase, with protein MRIDLVSPGTGELTYEIRNIVNVAEKLQKHGVKINWENIGDPIVKGEVIPPWMKEIVAKAVADDATWGYCHTRGVLETREFICETTNRRGGAQITPEDIIFFNGLGDAIAKIYGCLRPEARVLMPSPSYTTHTLGEIGHAHAAPALFRLKPEENWYPDLEDLRNHIKYNPNICAIMIINPDNPTGMVYTEKTLREIVSVAREHNLFIIADEVYTNIVYNGEIAVPISDVIGDVPAISLKGISKEFPWPGSRCGWIEVYNGHDDQQFHKYVNLILTSKMNEVCSTTLPQTVIPAIMQHPGYAGYLAERIASYEKMSNITYDFLKEVPQLLVNRTNGAFYMAVAFKEGLLTNRQSLPIANSEVRDLVNGLVNQSGVSPDKRFVYHILAATGICVVPLSSFSTPLQGFRVTLLEKDENECRRIYSTLAEKISEYLAS; from the coding sequence ATGCGTATTGATCTGGTGAGCCCAGGAACGGGGGAGTTGACCTACGAGATCCGCAATATCGTCAATGTGGCTGAAAAACTGCAAAAGCATGGCGTGAAGATCAACTGGGAGAATATCGGCGACCCCATCGTCAAGGGTGAAGTCATCCCGCCCTGGATGAAGGAGATCGTGGCTAAGGCGGTTGCGGACGACGCCACCTGGGGGTATTGCCACACCCGTGGGGTGCTGGAAACCCGTGAGTTCATCTGCGAGACGACCAACCGCCGCGGTGGAGCCCAGATTACCCCGGAGGATATCATCTTCTTCAACGGCCTGGGGGATGCCATTGCCAAGATCTACGGCTGCCTGCGTCCCGAGGCCCGCGTACTGATGCCGTCACCTTCCTACACAACGCACACCCTGGGGGAGATTGGCCATGCCCATGCCGCGCCGGCCCTGTTCCGGCTCAAGCCCGAGGAAAATTGGTATCCCGACCTTGAAGACCTGCGCAACCATATTAAGTATAACCCCAATATCTGCGCTATCATGATCATCAACCCCGACAACCCCACCGGCATGGTATATACCGAGAAAACCCTGCGCGAGATCGTGTCGGTGGCCAGGGAACACAACCTGTTCATCATTGCGGACGAGGTTTATACGAACATTGTGTACAACGGTGAAATCGCCGTTCCGATCAGCGATGTGATCGGTGATGTTCCGGCTATCTCGCTGAAGGGGATTTCCAAAGAGTTTCCCTGGCCCGGTTCGCGCTGCGGTTGGATCGAGGTCTATAACGGCCACGACGACCAGCAGTTTCACAAGTATGTCAATCTGATCCTGACGAGCAAGATGAACGAGGTCTGCTCCACAACCCTCCCCCAGACCGTCATCCCAGCCATCATGCAGCATCCCGGCTACGCCGGGTACTTGGCGGAACGCATCGCCAGCTATGAAAAAATGAGCAACATCACCTACGACTTCCTCAAAGAGGTACCCCAACTTCTGGTCAACCGCACCAACGGGGCATTCTACATGGCTGTGGCGTTCAAGGAAGGTCTGCTGACCAACCGCCAGTCGCTCCCCATCGCCAACAGCGAGGTGCGCGACCTGGTGAACGGCCTGGTCAACCAGTCCGGTGTCTCACCGGACAAGAGGTTCGTCTACCACATCCTGGCGGCGACTGGTATCTGCGTCGTGCCTCTCTCATCGTTCTCTACGCCGTTGCAGGGCTTTCGCGTAACACTGTTGGAGAAGGACGAAAACGAGTGCCGCAGGATCTACAGCACACTTGCTGAAAAGATCAGCGAATACCTGGCGTCGTAG
- a CDS encoding MucR family transcriptional regulator, which translates to MPTLLELTVQIVSSHALSSDMTQDQLLEELQKVHASLKAIESGTSVEPATKEQPKLTIKQAFKKDEIICMVCGQRFKTLKRHLAQAHDLKPGQYRKQFSIPSSMSLTAKSYSESRRQTAVDKGLGEGLAKARELRAAKAQGEKAPVPAVRVKPAVPAVRVKASVPAIKTKAPVQAKTKKVSVPAKKSK; encoded by the coding sequence ATGCCAACCCTGCTCGAACTTACAGTGCAGATCGTATCGTCACATGCCCTTTCATCAGACATGACCCAAGACCAATTACTTGAAGAACTCCAGAAGGTACACGCTTCTCTCAAGGCAATCGAATCGGGCACATCTGTCGAACCAGCGACAAAAGAGCAACCCAAGCTGACCATCAAGCAGGCTTTCAAAAAAGATGAAATCATTTGTATGGTGTGCGGGCAGAGATTCAAAACCCTCAAGAGGCACCTTGCACAAGCACACGATCTAAAACCGGGTCAATATAGAAAACAATTCAGCATACCTTCCTCAATGTCTTTGACCGCCAAGAGCTATTCTGAGTCGCGCCGGCAGACGGCAGTGGACAAGGGGCTTGGTGAAGGGCTTGCCAAAGCCAGGGAGTTAAGAGCCGCCAAAGCGCAAGGGGAGAAAGCACCCGTGCCGGCAGTGAGAGTGAAGCCTGCCGTACCGGCAGTGAGAGTTAAGGCATCAGTACCGGCGATTAAGACCAAAGCCCCAGTACAGGCAAAGACAAAGAAAGTTAGTGTACCTGCAAAGAAATCTAAGTAA
- a CDS encoding CapA family protein, producing MKRISTLIILAVILLTAMPPYSYGEGIVIGATGDIMLAGRWAPLLKKQGYDQPFSGVAATLAKSDINLANLESPIARGGKEYTAKKFRFRAEPEVAKAMRKAGFNLVTLANNHSMDFGPEALTETMTNLETAGITWVGAGENLAKARRIAFFIVKGKKIAFLGYSLTQPVEFFAARQRPGTAPGYENIFTPDIARARREADYVIVSFHWGQEGQGFPTSLQRSIAHKAIDAGADVIIGHHPHVLQGIERYEKGIIFYSLGNFAFASKSTTADQSVIILLRLDDAQREAEILPLDVLYRRVGFQPRLLSGKPAKAVIERLNSLSNALKTEIKFQNNSYVVSF from the coding sequence ATGAAACGGATATCCACCCTTATAATTCTAGCCGTAATCCTGCTCACCGCCATGCCACCATATTCTTATGGCGAGGGGATAGTCATCGGCGCTACCGGCGATATCATGCTGGCGGGTAGGTGGGCACCATTACTCAAGAAGCAAGGCTACGACCAACCCTTCAGCGGGGTGGCGGCAACCCTGGCCAAAAGCGACATCAACCTGGCAAACCTGGAATCGCCCATCGCACGGGGGGGCAAGGAATACACCGCAAAGAAATTCCGTTTCCGGGCCGAACCGGAAGTAGCCAAGGCCATGCGCAAAGCCGGCTTCAACCTAGTCACCCTGGCGAACAACCATAGCATGGACTTCGGACCCGAAGCGCTGACCGAAACCATGACCAACCTGGAGACGGCCGGCATCACCTGGGTCGGTGCCGGCGAAAACCTGGCCAAGGCGCGCCGGATAGCATTTTTTATCGTCAAAGGCAAAAAGATCGCCTTTCTTGGGTACTCCCTGACTCAACCGGTGGAGTTTTTCGCCGCGAGGCAACGCCCCGGAACCGCGCCGGGCTATGAAAACATCTTTACCCCTGACATTGCCCGGGCTCGTCGAGAAGCGGATTACGTGATCGTCTCCTTCCATTGGGGCCAGGAAGGACAAGGTTTTCCAACCTCGCTTCAGCGCAGTATTGCTCACAAGGCCATCGATGCCGGGGCGGACGTAATCATCGGACATCACCCCCATGTGCTGCAAGGTATCGAGCGCTACGAAAAGGGCATCATCTTCTACAGTCTCGGCAATTTCGCCTTTGCAAGCAAGAGCACCACAGCCGACCAGAGCGTCATCATCCTTCTACGGCTTGACGATGCGCAGCGCGAAGCGGAAATATTGCCGCTGGACGTACTCTACCGGCGGGTAGGGTTTCAGCCCCGGCTCTTATCGGGAAAACCGGCCAAAGCTGTTATTGAACGATTGAATTCCCTTTCGAATGCGCTTAAAACAGAGATCAAATTTCAAAATAATTCCTATGTTGTGAGCTTCTGA
- the serS gene encoding serine--tRNA ligase: MLDMKFIRENLDEAERRLATRGGASCLDRFRDLDERRRALLREGEALKAVKNSVSEEIGKVKDKNQVQDKILEMREVSNRIKTLDEELKQVDDELSGVLMTVPNLPDPSTPLGKSENDNVMVRSWGKPQVFEFSAKPHWEIGEDLGILDFERAAKITGARFTLYRGAGARLERALTSFMLDLHTEQHGYTEVLPPFMVNRDSMTATGQLPKFEEDLFKLADPEFFLIPTAEVPVTNIHRGEILKRSDLPICYTAYTPCFRREAGSYGKDTRGLIRQHQFNKVELVKFVHPSESAAELEKLTADAEKVLQLLELPYRVMALCSGDIGFSAAKTYDLEVWLPGQNCYREISSCSTFGDFQARRAGIRFRENEKAKPEFVHTLNGSGLAVGRTVVAVLENYQQADGSVLVPEVLRSYMGGLERIS; the protein is encoded by the coding sequence ATGCTTGACATGAAATTTATCCGTGAAAATCTGGACGAGGCAGAACGCCGTCTGGCCACCCGTGGGGGGGCTTCCTGTCTGGACCGGTTCCGCGATCTGGACGAACGGCGCCGGGCGCTGCTCCGGGAGGGCGAAGCGCTCAAGGCCGTCAAGAACAGTGTCTCCGAGGAGATCGGCAAGGTCAAGGACAAGAATCAGGTCCAGGACAAGATTTTGGAGATGCGCGAGGTGTCCAACAGGATCAAGACGCTGGATGAAGAGCTTAAACAGGTAGATGACGAGTTAAGCGGCGTCCTTATGACCGTGCCCAATCTGCCTGACCCCTCCACACCATTGGGAAAATCGGAAAACGACAACGTGATGGTCAGAAGCTGGGGAAAACCGCAGGTGTTCGAATTTTCTGCCAAGCCCCACTGGGAGATCGGCGAAGATCTAGGCATCCTGGATTTCGAGCGGGCCGCTAAGATCACCGGCGCGCGTTTCACCCTCTACCGGGGCGCTGGGGCTCGCTTAGAACGTGCCCTGACCAGCTTCATGCTCGACCTGCATACGGAACAACACGGGTACACGGAGGTCCTGCCTCCTTTCATGGTCAACCGCGATTCCATGACCGCAACCGGCCAACTCCCCAAGTTCGAGGAAGACCTCTTCAAGCTGGCGGACCCGGAATTTTTCCTCATCCCCACGGCCGAGGTGCCGGTGACAAATATCCATCGGGGCGAGATCCTCAAACGTTCTGACCTGCCGATCTGCTACACCGCTTATACCCCCTGCTTCCGGCGCGAAGCCGGCTCCTACGGCAAAGACACTCGCGGGCTGATCCGTCAACACCAGTTCAACAAGGTGGAATTGGTCAAGTTCGTCCACCCCTCCGAGTCGGCGGCCGAACTGGAAAAGCTCACAGCCGATGCGGAAAAGGTCCTGCAACTACTGGAACTTCCCTATCGGGTGATGGCCCTGTGCAGCGGTGATATCGGCTTTTCCGCCGCCAAGACTTATGATCTGGAGGTCTGGCTGCCGGGACAGAACTGCTACCGCGAGATTTCCTCGTGCAGCACCTTCGGCGACTTTCAGGCGCGGCGTGCCGGTATACGCTTCCGGGAGAACGAAAAAGCCAAGCCGGAGTTCGTCCACACGCTCAACGGCTCGGGCCTAGCCGTGGGCCGGACCGTGGTGGCCGTGTTGGAAAACTACCAGCAGGCGGACGGATCGGTGCTCGTTCCCGAAGTGTTGCGGTCCTATATGGGCGGGTTGGAGCGGATATCCTGA
- a CDS encoding diguanylate cyclase: MSGKSTLVATKLKNFRETFIRQLPSKLDQIREAHAALGQAASAKDGLDRLHRCLHSLRGVSANFGLDALSDIAAEGERLAKEARKGEAGPETAWGPLLAELVGRLEREAARTDASQLMDLQALEIVAAAETFHEMERKVVYLCEDDSIQRLNLATQIGCFGFEVVSFGELDQFRTAIRNGHPDIIVMDLVYPDLPAGGADIMREVQADLEREIPTVFISSQSSLPSRLAALRAGSSAYFVKPINITDLCTTLHALTTREAPEPYRIMVVDDDPLLTEMTTLVLQDAGMDTRTLNDPLQALPLLFEFKPDLILMDMYMPDCNGMELAKAIRQIDAYFSIPIIFLSAETDADAQFEARRMGGDEFLVKPIKPDHLISTVTVLAERMKIIRSFMVRDSMTGLFNYAATKDHLDIAIKQAQRQRENVCFAMIDLDRFKEINDNYGHEAGDRVLMALARLLRQRLRKSDVVGRTGGEEFAVVLPTCTLQDAGHLLQQLLESFATIGFPAGDTSFYSTFSCGVASLDKYDTAEKLYKAADEALYVAKQEGRNRVVAVGYEEVK, encoded by the coding sequence ATGAGCGGCAAGTCAACCTTGGTTGCAACAAAACTGAAAAATTTTCGTGAGACGTTCATACGTCAACTCCCCTCGAAATTAGACCAGATCAGGGAGGCTCATGCCGCCCTTGGTCAGGCTGCTTCGGCCAAGGACGGGCTGGATAGGCTGCATCGTTGTTTGCACTCCTTAAGGGGGGTGAGCGCCAACTTCGGGTTGGACGCCCTAAGCGACATTGCCGCGGAGGGAGAACGGTTGGCAAAGGAGGCGAGAAAAGGGGAAGCCGGCCCCGAGACCGCGTGGGGTCCCCTTTTGGCAGAACTTGTTGGCCGGTTGGAACGTGAGGCGGCCCGTACCGATGCGTCGCAGCTGATGGACCTGCAGGCTCTGGAGATTGTGGCCGCCGCCGAAACCTTTCACGAGATGGAGCGCAAGGTCGTCTACCTCTGCGAGGATGATTCGATTCAACGTTTAAATCTTGCCACGCAGATCGGCTGTTTCGGTTTCGAGGTGGTTTCTTTCGGGGAGCTTGATCAGTTTCGCACGGCGATCCGCAACGGGCACCCCGACATCATTGTCATGGATTTGGTCTATCCCGACCTGCCGGCCGGAGGGGCGGACATAATGCGGGAGGTGCAGGCCGATCTGGAGCGGGAAATCCCCACGGTCTTCATTTCGTCCCAGAGCAGCCTTCCTTCCCGTCTCGCGGCGTTACGAGCTGGGTCCAGCGCCTACTTCGTCAAGCCGATAAACATCACCGACCTTTGCACCACCCTCCACGCCCTAACGACGCGGGAGGCCCCCGAGCCGTATCGGATCATGGTCGTGGATGACGATCCCCTGTTGACGGAGATGACCACCTTGGTCCTCCAAGATGCGGGGATGGATACCCGGACTTTGAATGATCCTCTGCAGGCGTTGCCGCTCCTCTTTGAATTCAAGCCGGATTTGATCCTAATGGATATGTACATGCCTGATTGCAATGGTATGGAGTTGGCCAAGGCTATCCGGCAGATCGACGCTTATTTCAGTATCCCCATAATCTTCCTCTCCGCCGAAACCGATGCGGATGCCCAATTTGAAGCGAGACGGATGGGAGGGGACGAATTTCTGGTCAAACCGATTAAGCCTGACCACCTGATCTCTACAGTGACCGTTCTTGCCGAACGGATGAAGATAATTCGCTCCTTCATGGTGAGGGACAGCATGACCGGGCTCTTCAATTACGCTGCGACCAAGGACCATCTCGACATCGCTATCAAGCAGGCCCAGCGTCAAAGAGAAAATGTCTGTTTTGCCATGATCGACCTTGACCGCTTCAAGGAGATTAACGACAATTACGGTCATGAGGCGGGTGACCGGGTTCTGATGGCATTGGCCAGACTTCTCAGGCAGCGGCTCCGCAAATCCGATGTGGTCGGCCGCACCGGGGGCGAGGAGTTTGCCGTGGTGCTTCCCACATGCACCCTCCAGGATGCAGGCCATCTCCTGCAGCAGTTGCTGGAAAGTTTTGCCACTATCGGTTTTCCGGCCGGGGATACTTCCTTTTATTCGACATTCAGTTGTGGTGTCGCCTCCCTTGATAAATATGACACGGCGGAAAAACTTTACAAGGCGGCGGATGAGGCGCTCTATGTCGCCAAGCAGGAGGGCCGTAATCGCGTCGTGGCAGTCGGTTACGAAGAGGTAAAATAG
- a CDS encoding RNA-binding S4 domain-containing protein, with translation MSFFITSEYIKLDSFLKAVNAVGSGGEAKVIIAEGDVRVNGSVELRRGRKLHPGDRVELAGYSYLVERHP, from the coding sequence ATGTCTTTTTTCATTACCAGCGAATACATCAAGTTGGACAGCTTTCTCAAGGCGGTTAATGCCGTGGGATCGGGTGGGGAGGCAAAGGTGATCATTGCGGAAGGCGATGTGCGCGTGAACGGTTCCGTTGAATTGCGCCGGGGACGTAAACTCCACCCCGGCGACCGGGTTGAACTGGCTGGATACAGCTACTTGGTGGAGCGGCACCCCTGA
- a CDS encoding VOC family protein yields MTVSIKNVVVFVTDLAKAKKFYCELLGLPVAGQSEMMMEFFPGAPTSFGVSLALHEDARRLVGRHTGISLRVEGIEALCESLRAGGVTFVEPLESSPWGKMAVIADFDGNQYALVDR; encoded by the coding sequence ATGACCGTATCGATAAAAAATGTGGTGGTCTTTGTCACCGATCTGGCCAAGGCAAAGAAGTTCTATTGCGAACTGCTCGGCCTTCCGGTTGCCGGGCAGAGCGAGATGATGATGGAGTTCTTTCCCGGCGCGCCGACCTCGTTCGGCGTGTCGCTGGCGCTTCATGAGGACGCCCGTAGGCTGGTGGGTCGGCATACCGGCATCTCCCTGCGGGTCGAGGGGATCGAGGCACTGTGCGAATCGCTGCGAGCCGGCGGCGTTACCTTTGTCGAGCCGTTGGAGTCGAGCCCGTGGGGCAAGATGGCGGTAATCGCTGATTTTGACGGTAATCAGTACGCCTTGGTGGATCGCTGA